AAGGCACTTGAGTTAGTTGAAAGGATGACTGAGTTTGGGTGTTCTCCGGATACCATCACACACAATATTCTTGTTGATGGGCTATGCAGGGCGAAGCAGGTGAACAAGGGCCATGAGGTATTGAGAAGGCTCCAGAGGGATGGTGTTTGCATGCCCAATGCTGTGACATACACCTCAGTAATATCAGGTTATTGCAAGGCTGGCAAGATGGAGGATGCAATGTCAGTATATAATGACATGCTTGAATCTGGAACAAGACCCAACACGGTCACATACAATGTGCTTATTAATGGATATGGAAAGGCTTTGGACATGGAATCTGCAGTGAGAATGTATCGGCAGCTGATTCTCCGTCACTGCCCTCCCGATGTTGTGACATTTAGTTCTTTGATTGATGGATATTGTCGGTGTGGACAGCTTGATGATGCCAAGAGGATTTGGAAGGAGATGGGTCTGCATCATATTCAACCAAATGTGTACACCTTCTCCATCATAATACACTCACTTTGTAAGCAGAACAGATCAGCAGAAGCTCTTGATATTCTAAGGGAACTGAATATGCGAACAGACATTGCTCCACAGACATTTATATATAACCCAGTCATTGATATACTGTGCAAGGGAGGAAAAGTGGATGAAGCAAACTTGATTGTAACAGACATGAAAGAGAAAGGGTGTCATCCTGACAAGTATACATATACTATTCTAATAATTGGGCACTGTATGAAGGGTAGGATACCAGAGGCAATCACCCTTTTCCACAAAAtggtggaagctgggtgtcgcccTGACAATATTACAGTTAATTCTTTTGTTAGTTGTGTTTTGAAGGCTGGGATGCCTAATGAGGTAGATCAAATCATGCTTATTGCTTCAGGTCATGGTTTAGCTAGTCAGAAAGTTTCTTCTCAACAGAGCCGTAGACTAGATATTTCAGTTGCTGTATAGTTGAATTGTGCTACAATAAAGAATGTAGAGAAGAGACCTGAGCTGTCTCAGATAGTCAGATGCTTATTGCAGCATAGAACTGGTCAGGGGCGGAACTAGAGGCTTTTATTGGTGTCATTTGACACTGATAGATTTTGGAAAACCAATGAAGAAACAGTATAATTTACTGATTTACGGTGTAGATGATACTATCCTGTAATGGTGATGACACCGGCAGCTTTATTGGCTGGCTTCGCCCCTGGAACTGGGACTTCTCTAGATGAGGAAAGGCGTGGtgagtttttcttttcttttatatcaGTTGCCTCCTGCATGGCACCTATACTAGATTGTAATTTTTTTTGAACTATCTCTATCTGCATTCTAACTCAAAATTACCTAATCATGCTCCAGTTAGATTTTATAGTTTGACAGCATGCTTAATACCCTCCCTACATTTTAGTACATCACAAATATGGTAACAACTAACAATAACATGTTTAGTCTGAAAGAAATGCTGGGTCTAATAGCCTGATTGGATATGCACAAATTATGGGCAAAATTTTACTACACTGGTCATAATCTgatcatttctaaattaaagacatAACTGGCATAATTCTTTAGTTTGTTAACATACTGTTACAGACGCCTTTGTAGGGCGTCAATTCACTAGCTGCAAGTCGAGTCTGGACAGCGGATAGACTTGTTAAAAGAGGGCTGAGTCATCCTGAGAAGTGCCCCTTTTGTGATCAAGAGGATGAAACTATTGATCATCTCCTCGTTACCTGCTCCTTCTCCAGGGAATTCTGGTACCCGTTGTTAAGGAAATTCGGTCTGCATTCTTTGGCTCCTCAACCTAATGTTGGCTCATATCTAGGCTGGTGGGAATCGGTGGGGAATATTGCTACTGGGCTCACTAAAAAAGGCCTTGATTCCCTTATCATTCTGGGAGCCTGGACCTCGTGGAAACATAGAAACAAATGCGTTTTTATGGCTGTAACCCCAGTGTTACCATGAATCTTAGAGCTGCTAATGAGGAAAGGACGCAATGGGAGATTGCTGGTGCCAAGGGGCTCTGCCATCTAGCTGTACCTTTAGCTGAGAGCTAAGGAGGGTCTAATGGATTCATTTATGTATGCTTCTTACTGGCCTCCGTAAGGAGACTGTTTTGTACTGGCCTTTTTTGGCCCCCCTTTTTCCTCTTCTTAATATATTAtggggcgcagttctcctgcgctttcgagaaaaaaaattcACTAGCTGCAAGAAATCTGGGCAGAACAGCAGGGTTGGGGGAGAAAGGAAGTAAATGTGCTGTGTTGCCTTAGATGGCATATTCTGGGTAGTTTCTAAATAATAGCGGTGATAAGCTTCTTTATATGCAATGGATTAGTTTCCTTTTGGGTACATCCTAAGAATAGCAGAGGGGATTAGTTTCCAAAGTGATGTATGCCATGTCGTCTGCATCTATAAAAGCGACTGGCCATAGGCTGTAAGAGGCATCTAAGAAGTAAATAAATTCCTCCTTAGGGGTGGGATTACCTTCGGTCATCCTGGCTGGGCACCACACTAGCCGAGCTGACCTTGGTAATCTGCGCCCTCCAGAGTCCAGTCACATACGCCTTGCGTCGTTCTGGCCTTCCCCTCCACTCACCATTGAGAGACTCCAGGAAGCCCAAGCACACACGTGAGGAGAGACAAGTCGGTATCACATACTTCGTCCTGTAAATCCCTCATTCCCACTTCAATTTAAATTAATAAAACACTACTGAAGATTGAAAGGTGTTGTGCTTCTCTCTTaactttttgtttttgttttttgtAGGAATTCATCTAAGTAAACTCAGGTGTGAATTTTGAGATATTGGTTGCACCAAGGCTACCTAACTATCAAAAAGTAGTCAAACCAAGTTGATGCTGTGTAAAAATGACAAAGGTAAGCTATTTGTTGCACTGCACATTCAGTGAAGTGGCTCGCTTAGTCCCACGAAGAGGAGTCAAACAAGTGTCCATAGTGCTGCTCTGCCGCTGTGGTGCTACAAAACTTGCACACAAGAATGCTGGACACACTCCTGTTATGTAAACATTATATCCAAGCATACGTTCTGTCAGTCTCCTTGACCTTTTGCCAAGATTCAAGAGCAGctacatttgggagattgttaactgGATAATATTGAATTAGCATATGCAGACCCATTGCTTGAAGAATTGGGTTGAAGTAAATTTACTCTCTAGTAGTGGTTCTGCAGTTGTATTCTTTCTTTAGAAGCCTCGGTGCTTGAAGGATTCGATGGAAGTAATTTACTTTCTAGCAGAGGTACTTCATTTCTATTATTTCTTCTCTGTGTATTGTTCACCCTCATATAGGTTTTTTTAGGAAAGAGTATGCAGTATGCACATTGTTGTGCATTCTTCATGTCTACACAAGCCTGACTATACACTTTTGCTAGGTTAGGTCTACGCAAGATTGACTATACAGTTTTTCCATTGCAGTTTTAAACCTGCCATTAAGGTGCTGAGTATCCAGTTTCTAGTTTTCCAAACATAATTGccctaggaactggaatcattaagtcAAGGGTTTCTCTTCATGAAAGTTGCACATTTGTTTGTCTACTGGACCTCCAATATCACACTTTTTGTCTTTTTGGGAGGTTTTAAGTTGGCCTCAGAATTAAAATTAATTTTAAGTTGTTCGAGTGAAGTCCAATTTAAGGCAGTAGCATTCTTCATAATTTCAATTACTAAGTCAAGACATTTCCCATCCTTTCTTTGTTTTCTCTGCTTAAGAGATATCACTTCGTTGGACTTTTTAGACACCCACGATCCATGGCCAAATCGTTCCAGATTTCTGATGGCTGTGGTACAATGTACACATTTAGTTACTTTGTTCACAATTCATGAAAATCACAATTCTTGTGTATAGAATTATATGAAGCACCAGGTTTGTAACATTGGAATAGGGATGCTCTATGCTGCTGTACATTTAGTCAATTAGTCACATCTCTATGTTTATTAAAGAGATATAGTTAAGTGGCAGTGAAAGTTAGGCTCATATTATCAGCTGGCCTGTGGATATTATTCAATGCGGGTCATAGTCATACAATCATTATGATGGTGCCAGCATGTGTCTGTTTCTTACTTGAAGATGAAAG
This portion of the Zea mays cultivar B73 chromosome 2, Zm-B73-REFERENCE-NAM-5.0, whole genome shotgun sequence genome encodes:
- the LOC103646391 gene encoding pentatricopeptide repeat-containing protein At2g06000 encodes the protein MRKPCAFSPSPSVLRWACCLPASRLHDRRRPLLHSHAPTRLPPHSPMFPCHDTLRLRIPPHHPLLRLLHYAFSPEAHPPPQHPAPAASHAAELWIAKALASAALFRPHCLPAFRGLTPSHLAAVAAVRLAPCAGSALRIFSALHSPPLSVPPSEQSYIHVIAFLCRSGRHRDALKLFDQMMDQSGYLPEAGFFSFVAGSCTNAGLLDAASTLLTKGSRLGCCIEPYAYNYLLNSLIAHGRAQDAVALFESWIQDGLYSPDVWSFNVVIKGVCRMGNFQKALELVERMTEFGCSPDTITHNILVDGLCRAKQVNKGHEVLRRLQRDGVCMPNAVTYTSVISGYCKAGKMEDAMSVYNDMLESGTRPNTVTYNVLINGYGKALDMESAVRMYRQLILRHCPPDVVTFSSLIDGYCRCGQLDDAKRIWKEMGLHHIQPNVYTFSIIIHSLCKQNRSAEALDILRELNMRTDIAPQTFIYNPVIDILCKGGKVDEANLIVTDMKEKGCHPDKYTYTILIIGHCMKGRIPEAITLFHKMVEAGCRPDNITVNSFVSCVLKAGMPNEVDQIMLIASGHGLASQKVSSQQSRRLDISVAV